The following nucleotide sequence is from uncultured Draconibacterium sp..
GTAAAAGATATGAGCGACGTTCAACCACAGCGTTAATCAAAATCTTAAAGCATAAAAAAAGGGTTGCAATTTAAAATTGCAACCCTTTTTTGGTTCTTCAGGTTTCAGGCTTTCTTAAACATTAAACCTGAAGTGCATTATATCGCCATCAGTTACAACATACTCTTTTCCTTCAATCGACATTTTTCCGGCTTCTTTACAGGCCAGCTCCGATCCTAAAGTCACAAAGTCGTTGTATTTAATCACCTCGGCACGAATAAATCCTTTTTCGAAATCAGAGTGGATTACTCCGGCTGCCTGTGGTGCTTTGCTTCCTTTGTGGTAAGTCCATGCACGCACTTCTTTTACTCCGGCAGTAAAATATGTTTCCAGCTGAAGCAATTTGTAGGCTGATTTAATCAGTTTACTTACGCCAGCCTCTTTTAATCCAAGATCGTCTAAAAACATTTGGCGCTCCTCAAAATCATCCAGCTCGGCAATATCGGCTTCAGTTGCTGCTGCAATCATCAGCATTTCCGAATTCTCATCTTTAATGGCTTCTTTTACGGCTTCAACGTGTGCATTTCCTTTAATTACGGCAGGCTCGTCAACATTACAAACATACAATATCGGTTTGTTGGTCAGCAATTCAAGGCTTTTTACAGCTGCTGCATCCGATGGATCAACCTCAACTGTACGTGCCGATTTTCCTTCCATCAAAACCTCTTTGTATTTCGACAGAATACGGTACATACGTTTGGCTTCAGGATCGTTTCCTGTACGAGCTTGTTTTTCAACTTTAGTAATACGGCTTTCAACGGTCTCCAGGTCTTTCAACTGAAGTTCAATATCAATGGTCTCCTTATCGCGCACCGGATTGATAGTTTCATCTACGTGCGTAATATTTTCGTTTTCGAAACAACGCAATACGTGAATAATAGCATCGGTTTCGCGAATATTACCAAGGAATTTATTACCCAAACCTTCTCCTTTACTTGCCCCGCGAACCAACCCGGCGATATCAACAATTTCAACTGTTGTTGGAACCACACGTTGCGGTTTTACCAATTCCTCCAGTTTTGTTAATCTTTCGTCGGGTACAGTTATCACCCCTAAGTTGGGTTCGATTGTACAAAAAGGAAAATTTGCTGACTGTGCTTTTGCACTCGACAAACAATTAAACAATGTTGATTTTCCGACGTTTGGCAAACCAACAATACCACATTTTAAAGCCATTTTACTTATTTAAAAATTGCGGTGCAAAGGTAATTTATTTTTGCTATTTAAAAATTGATGTTTTAGCATACTTTTTCATCAGAAAAACAGGACTTATTGTATGTTATACAAGTACTTTATTCGTTTTTTTTAAATTCTGTAACTACATTTGTGTAAACATTTAACCTATGATACTACGACATCTATCTATTGACTGTGTAATTTTTGGCTTTAAAGACAACAAACTGTGTGTTCTTCTTTGGCAATCGGATTCTGATGTTGCCAAACGTTTTTTTAGCGAAAAAGACAACTACGAGGAAGTTGAAGTCCTCTTTACCAAAAACCCAATGCACGCCGGGCAAGATTATTGGGCGTTAATCGGATCTCATCTGCCCGATGATGAAGATATTGATGAATACGCCAAATTTATTTTATCGAAAACTACCGGGCTCGAAAATGTTTACCTCAACCAGGTAAAAACTTTCGGAAAGTTGGAACGTGTTCCTTTTTCGCGCGTTTTAACAACAGCCTATTATGCCATTATTAACCCGGAATACCACGATTTACGCCAGTCGGAAATGGCAAAAGTGTTAAACTGGTTCAGGATTGATAAGCTTCCGAAATTGGTTTTCGACCATCAGGTAATTATCGAAGAAGCCTTAAAAAAACTACGTTCCGAGGTAAAATATCACCCGGTAGGATTTCAGATGTTACCCGATAAATTTACACTAACTGAACTGCAAACCCTTTACGAAGTTATCCTGGATACCACACTCGATACGCGTAATTTCAGAAAGAAAATTCAAAATATGGGGCTGTTAATCGATACCGGCGAGAAACAAACGAACGTTGCACACCGAGCGGCAAAACTGTATTCTTTCGATCTTAATGTTTACAACAAATTAAAAGAAGAAGGATTAAACTTCAGAATCTGATTTTTTTTTAAACCTTTACCGGCAGATAATGTCTGATTGGTAGCTTCATGCAAGGGACGGATAAAAATATTATTGCCGATTTAAAGGATGTAAACAAGCGCGATCTTGCTTTTCATCAACTCGTAGGTACTTACCAGGAGCGATTGTATTGGCATATCCGAAAAATTGTGCTGAACCATGACGACGCTGACGATGTTTTACAGAATACTTTTTTAAAAGTGTGGCGCAGTATTGATAATTTTCGCGAAGAATCGAGCCTGTTTACCTGGCTATATCGTATTGCCACCAACGAATCGATCACGTTTATCAATTCGAAAAAGAAAAAGAGCTTTATGCCCTTGAACGATGCCAGCGAGTTTTTAATGGATAATCTTACTTCCGATCCTTATTTCGAAGGAGATGAAATTCAGTTAAAACTTCAGAAAGCAATTGTACGTTTACCAGAGAAGCAACGCATAGTTTTTAATATGAAATATTTTGATGATTTGAAGTACGATGAAATGTCGGAAATTCTGGACACATCGGTTGGAGCATTAAAGGCTTCCTATCATCATGCAGCGAAAAAGATTGAAGATTACTTAAAAAACACAGATTAATAGTTTGTTTTTAAACCTTTTAAACAAGATATAGTCAATAGTTAAAAATGCCGCAATGGAAGAATTAAAGAACATAGCACCAAATTTGTCGAAAATGAAGAAGGAAAACCCTTTTGGGACTCCGAATCATTATTTCGACGATTTTTCCGCTCGCATGCAAATGCAAATTGAAGCGGAAAAACATGTGGCCAACAATAATGATTTTAAAATTATCAATATCTTAAAGCCTGCACTTGGTCTTGCTGCCAGTTTTGCTATCATATTCATGCTGGTATATATCCCAATAAAAACCTTTATACCACAAGAACAGGTTATTGAAACTACGGCTTCAACAGACTTTTCCGATACTCAAATGCACTCTATTTTGGAGGAACTCGACGAAAATTCCTTCTTCTCATTACTGGAAAGCGATGATAATGACAAAACATTTAGCGACGATGATTTAGTAGCATACGTAAGTTCCAATTTTAATGCTTACGAAATTTTTGAATATACAGAAGAGTAAAATATATGAGACAGCTAATTGCAATACTAACAGTAGGATTGTTGATTTTTACCCAAACACAGGCAACCGCGCAAAATAATGATGATGACGATCGTTGGGAACGTTACCGCAACGAGAAGGTGGCTTTCTTTACAACCAATCTTGATTTAACAACGGAAGAAGCTCAAAAATTCTGGCCGGTTTACAATCAGATGGAAAAAGAGATGTTTGATTTTCAGCAGAAACGTCATGAACTGGAAAATAGGGTGAGAAATGTGGATGAAAATCTTTCGAATAATGAATTGACTAAACTTACTCGCGAACACGTTGCATTAGGAAAAACAGAAGCGGAAGTACGGGAGAAGTACAACGAAAAATTTCTTAAAATTCTGCCACCGTTAAAAGTGATTAAACTTTATAAAACGGAATATGACTTCCGTATGTATATGTTCCGCAAATACCGCGATAGAAACCGGGGAAATAACGACGATAATTAAGCATAAAAAAGACAGGCCAAAAACCTGTCTTTTTCTTTATAGCTATTTTTTTGATTACAATGCCCTAAACCAATCCTGAAAATATTTTCCAATCCAGGGAATTTCTTTCATTTCCCCATTTATAGCTCCAATCAAACTAATAATCCAGAAAACCAGTGTAATAATCCATCCGATGGCAATAAAAGGTGGAATTAAAGATATAACAACCGAAAACAGCCAAATCCCTAACATTTGCCTGATATAAAAACTTGCCAGTTCATCTCTGTCATTCGAATTTACAATTAATGCAATAATCCACCCTACCCAGAAAATGTGGGCTACAATTGCTTTTGTTTTTCCATCCATATAATTTGAGTTTTAAAAATGTAACTAAATGTAATAATTTCTTTTAGTCCATAAACTAAATAGACGAATGAAGTTTTCCAGGTAAATAAAAACACGTTAAAACAACAGGCCTTTTGTCTTGCTAATGACACTATTGCAACCAATATTTATCCAGAATATTTTTCATTACCGGGTACTGCTCATCGGTATCGTCGTACTGTTTACGCAATTCAAGTAAATCCTCTTTCATTTGTTTTATGATGCCTGCATATTCCGGATCAGTGTAAACATTATGCAGTTCTTTCGGATCTTTCTGCAAATCGTAAAATTCCCAGGCCGGTTCTGTAGCTTTTTCTTCTGCTCCTTTCATGCCTAACCCCTGGCCATAAAAGAATGCCAGTTTGTAACTTTCGTTTCGGATACCAAAATGTCCAGGCCGTTTTACCAAATGCAACCAATAGCGGTAATACATCGATGTTCTCCAGTTTTCAGGCGTGTTGCCTTTCAGGTTTTTGCGGAAACTTTCTCCTTCCACAAATTCAGGAGTTTCAACACCTGCATAATCGGCTAGTAATGCAGCAAAGTCAATATTCAAAATTATATCGTCAATCCGGTTTCCACCGTTCAACTCTTTGGGATAACGAATTACAAAAGGCATGCGAAGCGACTCTTCGTAAATAAGCCGTTTATCAAAAAAACCGTGTTCTCCCAGGAAATATCCCTGATCGGCAGTATAAATAACCACTGTATTATCGGCCAGTCCCGCTTCATCCAAATAGTCGAGCAGTTTTCCAATATTATCGTCGAGTGCAGCACCACTACGGATAAAATCTTTTATCAGCTTTTGGTAGGTTTTCCGTCGCTGCTCTTTGTCATTTAAGCCATCAACCGAAAATGGAAGTTCGGGATATTGCGCCCAATAATCCGAATTACGCGTATTCTCCAGGTAACGGTCACGTAACGATTCAAGTGTCTGCCCTGGGAAAGTACGCCCTGTAGTTTGCGGTCCGGCATCGTACAACGATTCCGGCTCCGGTATTTCCACACTATCCAGTAAATGCTTAAACCGATCAGGAAAATCGAAAGGCTCGTGGGTAGCCTTAAAGTTACACATCAGCATAAAGGGCTTTGTCTTATCGCTGTTTTTCATCCAATCGATTCCCAGTGCCGAAATTACATCGCTTGAAAACCCTTTGTATTCTTTTCCGCCGCCGTAACCATCTTCCCAGTTCTCTTTTGTTTTCAGAATAGGGTCCCAGTAGCGTCCCTGCCCCGGTAGTACATTAAAATAATCAAAACCGGTCGGTTGTGTTTTCAAATGCCACTTCCCGATTATTGCGGTTTGATATCCGTTCTTCTGCAATACTTTGGCAATGTTCATACTATCGGGCGACAAGGCATCAGCCAGCGTATAAACACCGTTGTGCTGACTATAACGTCCCGTTAAAATGGTGGCGCGACTTGGTGTACAAATGGAATTGGTGCAAAAACAATTGTCGAGGACAACACCTTCGTCAGCCAAACGACTGATGTTTGGAGCATAAACTACATCTTTTAAAATTCCACCGTAAATTCCCCAGGCCTGCGAGGTGTGGTCGTCACTCAAAATAAATAAAATATTGGGGCGTTGCTCCTCTTTCGTTTTCTCTGCTTTGCAAGCCGAGAAGAATACGAGAATTATAATCAGATACTTTAGCTTTTTCATTTCCCTGCTTATTAGTTTTCGATTACACCTTTATACTCTTTTCTCCAATCCTGAATCAGTTCATTTGGTGTACGGTCGTCCTTTGGAAAATTCGGACTATACAATAAAGTCTCTGATCGCTGAACCAACTTCCCGCCTTTTACAAATCCGTCTCCCCTTTCGCCAAGATGATCAACCATCTTTTGGCGCCAGGTTTCTGTTACTTCCAAATTTATGAAAGACAGATCTTTTTGTTCTCCCGGATCAGTTTTCAGGTTAAAAAGCTGTTCTTTACCTGTTCTGTAAAACCAGATATATTTCCAGGTACCATCTGTTAAAGCACACCAGTAATTATCCTCGCTATAGGTTGTTGCATGTTCCAGGTCGATGTAATCTCTCCATGCAGTTTGCGGATCTTTTATCAAATCGAGAACGGAAAGACCATCCATATCGTCAGGAATTTCCTCACCGGCAGCATCTAAAAATGTTGGCAGAAAATCGCGCAGTTCGGTAACTTGTTCTAATCTGGAACCGGGAGCTACTTTACCTTCCAACGATTCAGGCCATTTCACAATAATAGGGATATTTGATGAACCTTCGTAAGCATAGGTTTTCCGCCAGTGATAATGGTCGCCCAACATATCGCCGTGGTCGGATGTAAAACAAATAAGCGTATTTTCATACATCCCTTTGTCTTTTAGCGTTTGAATGATCTTTCCAACCATCTCGTCAATAAAGGTAATACTGGCATAATAATGTCGCCGGCTTTCAATGGCATGTTCTACTCCAAAATCGCCAAAAGCTGCTTCTTTACCACCTTCCAAACCTTCGTATTGTTCGTCCCATTCACCTATATACGGCGCAGGAATCTGAACTTCTTTGTATAGATCGAGAAAACGTTGTGGCGGATCGTAAGGACTGTGCGGCCGCGCAAATGATATTTTTAGAAATAGAGGTTTATCCTGATTGTAATTTTCGATGATCTCAACAGCAGTTTGACCGGTCCAGTAAGTAGGATGCAATTTTTCGTTGAGCTGATAAACGCCCGAACTGTGTTCGTTCCAGCCAATCCCGGTTTTATCCGGATCTTCACCTGGGGCCAACAATTTAAACCAGTCGCGGTAATCACTAACAAATCCATCCTGCTCAACACGGCCGCTTTCATCTACTAAAGTTCCGTGAAATCCGTGCAAAGCTTTCTGTGGAAACCAGTGCATTTTACCAATGCCAAAAGTATAATAACCGGCTTCGCTCAACATGCGTGGCATTTCGTATTTATATTTACGAGCCACACGGCCGTAGCCTAACATTCCGTGATGCCAGGGCGACAAGCCCGTAAGCAAACCCGCCCGTGCCGGCGTACAACTTGGTACCGACGAATAGGCATTTACAAAGGTAGCACCTGCCTCAGCAAGTTTATCGATATTAGGCGATATTACCGCAGCATTGCCCATACAGCCCAGTGCATCGGCACGTTGCTGATCGGTGATAATAAAAATAATATTTGGCTGTGTTCCTTTTTCTGCGGCATTGAGTGCCACAGTGAAAAATAAAAAGACAAGTAATAACAGATGTTTCATAGATTAGATTTATACTACAAATCTAATCATGAAATTTCATCTATCACGATAACTTTATAAATATTTTACAAAGTCTTGTTTTATTTATCGTAGTTAAATCTTCTGAGGTGATGCCCCATCCGGTCGCGTTTGGTTTTCATGTAACGTTGATTGTGCTCGTTTGGAGCAATCTCAATCGGAACAATCTCGGTAACTTCCAATCCATAACCTTCCAAACCAACACGTTTAACCGGGTTATTGGTTAATAAACGCATTTTTGTAACACCAAGATTACATAAAATCTGAGCGCCCACACCATAATCGCGTTCATCGGCCTTAAATCCAAGATGAAGATTGGCTTCAACGGTATCCATTCCCTGGTCCTGAAGTTTGTAGGCTGCAATTTTATTCACCAGCCCAATACCACGTCCTTCCTGCATCATGTAAACAATAACACCTTTGCCGGCTTTTTCAATCATCTCCATCGAGCTATGCAGCTGGT
It contains:
- a CDS encoding RNA polymerase sigma factor; protein product: MQGTDKNIIADLKDVNKRDLAFHQLVGTYQERLYWHIRKIVLNHDDADDVLQNTFLKVWRSIDNFREESSLFTWLYRIATNESITFINSKKKKSFMPLNDASEFLMDNLTSDPYFEGDEIQLKLQKAIVRLPEKQRIVFNMKYFDDLKYDEMSEILDTSVGALKASYHHAAKKIEDYLKNTD
- a CDS encoding arylsulfatase: MKHLLLLVFLFFTVALNAAEKGTQPNIIFIITDQQRADALGCMGNAAVISPNIDKLAEAGATFVNAYSSVPSCTPARAGLLTGLSPWHHGMLGYGRVARKYKYEMPRMLSEAGYYTFGIGKMHWFPQKALHGFHGTLVDESGRVEQDGFVSDYRDWFKLLAPGEDPDKTGIGWNEHSSGVYQLNEKLHPTYWTGQTAVEIIENYNQDKPLFLKISFARPHSPYDPPQRFLDLYKEVQIPAPYIGEWDEQYEGLEGGKEAAFGDFGVEHAIESRRHYYASITFIDEMVGKIIQTLKDKGMYENTLICFTSDHGDMLGDHYHWRKTYAYEGSSNIPIIVKWPESLEGKVAPGSRLEQVTELRDFLPTFLDAAGEEIPDDMDGLSVLDLIKDPQTAWRDYIDLEHATTYSEDNYWCALTDGTWKYIWFYRTGKEQLFNLKTDPGEQKDLSFINLEVTETWRQKMVDHLGERGDGFVKGGKLVQRSETLLYSPNFPKDDRTPNELIQDWRKEYKGVIEN
- the ychF gene encoding redox-regulated ATPase YchF: MALKCGIVGLPNVGKSTLFNCLSSAKAQSANFPFCTIEPNLGVITVPDERLTKLEELVKPQRVVPTTVEIVDIAGLVRGASKGEGLGNKFLGNIRETDAIIHVLRCFENENITHVDETINPVRDKETIDIELQLKDLETVESRITKVEKQARTGNDPEAKRMYRILSKYKEVLMEGKSARTVEVDPSDAAAVKSLELLTNKPILYVCNVDEPAVIKGNAHVEAVKEAIKDENSEMLMIAAATEADIAELDDFEERQMFLDDLGLKEAGVSKLIKSAYKLLQLETYFTAGVKEVRAWTYHKGSKAPQAAGVIHSDFEKGFIRAEVIKYNDFVTLGSELACKEAGKMSIEGKEYVVTDGDIMHFRFNV
- a CDS encoding sulfatase, whose translation is MKKLKYLIIILVFFSACKAEKTKEEQRPNILFILSDDHTSQAWGIYGGILKDVVYAPNISRLADEGVVLDNCFCTNSICTPSRATILTGRYSQHNGVYTLADALSPDSMNIAKVLQKNGYQTAIIGKWHLKTQPTGFDYFNVLPGQGRYWDPILKTKENWEDGYGGGKEYKGFSSDVISALGIDWMKNSDKTKPFMLMCNFKATHEPFDFPDRFKHLLDSVEIPEPESLYDAGPQTTGRTFPGQTLESLRDRYLENTRNSDYWAQYPELPFSVDGLNDKEQRRKTYQKLIKDFIRSGAALDDNIGKLLDYLDEAGLADNTVVIYTADQGYFLGEHGFFDKRLIYEESLRMPFVIRYPKELNGGNRIDDIILNIDFAALLADYAGVETPEFVEGESFRKNLKGNTPENWRTSMYYRYWLHLVKRPGHFGIRNESYKLAFFYGQGLGMKGAEEKATEPAWEFYDLQKDPKELHNVYTDPEYAGIIKQMKEDLLELRKQYDDTDEQYPVMKNILDKYWLQ